In Zingiber officinale cultivar Zhangliang chromosome 9B, Zo_v1.1, whole genome shotgun sequence, the genomic window tccACCATCGTGATAATGTGAAAAGTGCAAATGAATCATGAGAGTCAACATTACAAGTAATTCAAACATTGCATGATGATTTGTATAAGTTTTGAATTTTCATTATAATCTCATTCCCTTTTCTCCCTAttcaattttctttctttctttttttaattcagatatttaattttccatattgactttataaaaaaaaattattagtcatcagaataatatgaaaaatataaataaatcctGACAAATGATCTAACATTACAAGTGATTCGAATACCACGAACCACTTTGCGTACTCGTTACAATCTCATCCTCACTTGCGGTCCCTATCTTTGTATACCTCACCGTAAACAAACAAACTAGGTCAATTAAAGGAAGAAAAAATAAAGGCACTGGAGAATCAAATGATTATATTATATTACCATACTTGATAAAGCAAACTcaaaactgattttttttttaatttttttttgacacATTCTTGATCTGATTGGTCACAGCCGTAATCTTTGATAACTTGATCCGCAGAAACCATGTCAGAACTGCACCATGTTTTATTTCAcaataaaatcaaaagaaaaaaaaaccacTTTTTCAAACTACCAACTTGAAGTCGTCGTCATCGCAAAGATTTTGCTATCAACCCTTTTGATTCCAAGAACAATTACATTGTATTTACATAAACCGAGATTAGGAGAacagagaaaaagaaaaggaaatgaaaGAGTAGAGTAGAGTAGCAAAAGAGCAAGGCGATCCCTGGAACTCTACCGGAATCCGGCCGCCTGCCGCTGAGCCACCGTCCACCGCCTCCGGTACTCCTCGTTGTTGGCCGACGGCTCCAGCACGTCAGGTGCGAACGTCACCTTCTTCTTCGCCCGCTTCCGCTCTCGTCCTGACCAAAGATGGGATTTTTATCAAGAAGGGGCGGCGGGAATGGATACAGGTTTCCGCGGGCAGAAAAGCGAtcaaagtttgaattttgaaatgcGCATGAGAGGGCGCCCGCGCTTACCGATCTCGGATTCGAACTTCTTGATGAAATCGGAGGCGAGGCGCTTGTGGACTTGCACGGCGAAGAGCGCGACGCCGCCGCAGACAGCGACGACCGCCATGAATCCCACGCAACCGGAGCTTTCCATGCGCGATCCTTTGATGCTTTCTACCGCGATGACAGTCAAAAAGCCGAAGCCGGAGATGGGATCGAGAATTCGACGTGGATTGGGAGAAGGGGGAAGGATTTGGATTGGGAACTCGGACGGCGAAGACTTCAAGGCTGCGTTTGGAAGAAGGACAGGGGAGGGAATTTAATGATTCGCCGTTGACTAAATTCCTAGTATTCACACCCACTATACGCTTACTCGCACGCGTACCTTAAtttttactaaaaaaaaatttggattTCCCAGTGGGCCCCGTGATACTGACACCAGGGTTTCGCCGTACATTTAGTCTTATCTTAAATTCCGAAAACAGGTAAGTAGTTAATCAGATGGACCCAActgattttttttgtcaaaataaaataaaataaatctaaatcataTTGATTTGTATTTGATCACGACCAATCAAAATTATTAATCTGGATCGGTTTGAAGTTAAATAACTTCGAAAATTTGAAAATTACTCTTAGGAATGAATATAATAAGCtaacaattataaaaaaaaaagataatgttAAGGTTTATATTTAAGAATTAGCATAATAAACTAACAATTATAAAAGAAGATAATAACTCCATTTGCAAGACTTCCATTTTGGTTAGATTTGTTTACTCTGGAGGGATCCTCATCTAACTCATGCCTCAAATCCATATCTATAGATGTCGGCTAACTCAACACATTATCCAACCGCATTAGCTTTCAAGCACTCAGCCTTAAGCCCTTAAGCACCCGATTCATCATTGCGAGTTAACACAATTATAGCAACTTAGATCCTCTAGTCCGTAAAATACGGATTAGAGGATGCGCCACTCTCCACCATTGATGGAGAGTGATGGCCCCACGTGTAAAATAAGTGGAGGTCATCACTCTCCACCAATAATAAAGAGTGACTTATCCTCTAGTCCACGTTTTACATACCAGAGGATATGTGCTTCAATTATAGACATAACATTGACAATGCTTGATAGGAACAAGCCATGACTTTATATGGCCCTTTCAGGACATAACTCTCACATGTACAAAATATAGTAAGGGGCATGATCTATCGTCACATATTGCAAGGAGCTAATATCAATCGGTCTTAATCAAAAGCTCTCATTGACGACCAATGATGTAACCAGGATTTTAAACGAGAAGAgatgatttttagaaatttcaaaTATTCGTATATATCAATTTTCCCAATctaaaatctaaattttgaattttaagtgcAAACAAAAAAACatgaacttaaatttaaaaattttgatctTAGTCATAAACACTAATTGAAACAACGATCCGTCGATTATCAAGGCTTATCTTTAactcaaacttaaaaaattatttgtaatatcaCATTCTCATGGCGTATGACACGGCAGAGGCTAcaacagaatttttttttaaaaaaaatatcataatttattttaaaccTATTGAACTcgtttaaatcttaaatttagtTCGATTGTAGCTGAACCAAATTAATTCTAAATCAATCCCAGTTTAAATCAACATAATTATCATATCTGCATCTATCCATTAAATTTAGTTCAAACaagatccaattttaatttagcactCTCACTTCGTGTTCTAtatttaatttatctatttattattatatattatttaaaattttaatatttaacatTCCAAGaagtgtatttttttttcttcaaaaaaaGTGGGACCAATGGATAAATTTACATCAAGGGCTTTTCAAATATGTAATTAATTGTAATTTTCCAACCACGAAGATGATGAATTGATatactattaatttttttaaaattggaGAGGGGGGCGGTCACCCCCCTCCTCGTAATGTGGCTACAGCACTCACCGGCACAGGGCCTGAATTGACGGAGCCCAAGTCATAGCATCACCGGAACGCCAAGCAATGGATAACTAAAATATCAAAGCAGGAAAAATCAATTGCCAAAGGGTCTCATCCCGTTAAGCACATATAATTTTAAGGATAGCTTCTAAAAGATCGATAGTTTGAGTTCCTAGATCAAACAACTGCGTGATTACTAGATTCAATTATCAAGCCTGCCATAAGGCAAAAATTTCAGTGTCTCTTCACCCAAAATAGCTGCTACTTCAAAAGACTTGCCACAAGTAGGTTGGGGATTTAGGCACTAGCCACCATGATCACTACCACTGTTCTTATTAGGAATCTGAGTCTCATGAAAGTCGGATAAGCTGTTGCTGGCGTTGACGGAGGGGCGATTAAGACACCTTTCTCGTATGCACTTCCTAAAAAGGGACTCCCACATGGTGCTGACGGACGATAATGATTGAGTCGGCGGTATCTGAGCACTGCGCACACTCAGATAAGCACACGGGCGTTAGAAGccagaaactagggaaaaagtccctggagcaaacccctccgacgctcaagtcaggtacttttttcccagaagaacagtgtacgaaggaaaaagaaaGTAGAAGATAAGTgtgaatgtgcgagagagcgtacccgcgtgagggagaggacctccctttttatatgacagtacATACCTTCTGGAGCATGACTGATGTcggagaatgtcgggtgtcagaacTTGTCGGGTTATGGAGGATACGTGGCCCCCTCTTGTAGGCTAAAGGAAGGTTCCATTCACAGATGATCGTAGACcgctggaatattccctgacatgtagcagttattctctgacagacggttACGATTTCCTGACCTTATTGTCATGTAGTGCCTTCTGTCCCGACCGGATATGAATAGGGCAGCTTGGGATACTCAGCCGAAGGTACTACCTGGTCTAAAACGTGGGGGGCTGGGAGCTATGGAGAGATCGTCCAAGACCTGACCGAGAGTTGGCTGACCGAGCTTTTAGCTTACTGAGAATACTAGGACTAGATATAACCAGGCCGTGAGGGTTcgaccagtcagatctaggtcaAATATTCCCCCGACTGCCTACCAGGTCTTAGACCAAGGTGTTTCAGATCTGGATTTCCGGCCTGTGAGAACTCGACTAGGAATCATGTCGCTGATGTCATCGCACGATCCTGCCTCCTTCTTTCATACCTGTTGACTGTCACACGCTCTTGACTTCTGATTGTCACGTTTCCTAGACTCTTGATTGTCACGTTCTCTTAACTTTTGACTGTCATACCACCTTGACTTATGGCTGTCCAGCTTTATCGTATCCCaccatcatgcaccgtatcaatgACCATTCGCATAACCCCTCTAGTCTCTGTTACCTCTGCCGCTGTGAGCTCTGCCTCCTCTCTGGTTGTGGTAAAATCTCCTGGATACAAACTCTTGTTCCATCAGCTCTGTATCCTTCTGGTCGGAGGCAATATCTGCAACAGAACTGATTGTATCCGGTTCATCCTGCAAGGGGCGGAGAAGGAAAGATCGCAAATGAGTAAAATGAAAAGTTATTTACTGAATGGAATGCAGTGGTTACCGTCTCCAATGGCACATCAACAAGACTGACTTGATGCTCTGCCTCCACTTGAACTTCTTTTTTGCTCATCATCCTGCAAATAGAGGGAGCCTTGGATTTGTTTCTTGATGCAGGTTTAACAAAACAAAACAAGCTTCCTCTTGTAAAAAATGCAACAAAAAAACATGACTGCAATCCAAGAAAAATCACAAGAACCTTTTGTGAACCTAATCCCTCAACTTAGCCAACAACTTTACTCCATTTTACATACCTTGTTTCCAAGGAATTGCGAACCTAATCCCTCTTCTGAATTAGGTCATTAAAAGTGAGACTTAGTCATTTAGCTTACTTAGACATTTATCTCAGCTAGACTATCCTCAAACAATTTGCTCGTGTCATTTCTATAGGCTAGTGTAACCCTAACTAAAGAATGTTTTTTTAACTTGCTTAGAGACAGCTTAACTATACCAGGCTTCTTAATTCGGCTGAGTGGTATAAAGAATAGCGGTGGGGCTGATTGCAGCTTGTAATATTGATTTTTGTGTGCCTTGAAACATGGTAAGCTATAAGCCTTCCAATCTCTAACTAAGCTTAATTAGATAGCTAAAGAAAACACAACCTCCTATTCGACCAAACCCCTTCCTTCCTGTATATATCTTGCATGCAATAGAATTTATAGTGGAATAACACAATGTTTGAGATATTGACGATGACAATGCAAAAAGTAGAAGGAACATAACAAATGGGTATGATCTCGTCCGAAATCTGTGAGTCAGATGGAGATCGGGTGAGTGATCGGTGATGTTAATAGAGGGTGACTGAGCTCCATGGAAGTATTATTGAGGACTGCTGACGAGAGGCGGTGACGAAGAGGGTGGTACACGAGTTCTACGCACATTAGACAAGCACCCTGCACGTTTGGGACTAAGAACCAGAAAAAAAAGTCATGATTGACTCTCGTGGCCTCCCACATCACATGTCGTATCAAGGTAGGACGCTAAGTATGATCTAGTTCGTTAACAGGCAAATTAATAATAAAGCTTGACAAGGAATGTTGGATGcatattgatccggtggtaaggacgggggaccctcattggcgggaggtcaacgacacgtggaggtcaataatcaaggtcaaccccaaggtcgtgccgagtgGAGTAGCAGGCCGACCGAGCATCCAGCCGACCGGTCATCCGGCCAAGGGTCTCTCGGACCGGAcaaaagacagcccgaccaggggtcggatTTCCGATGCTCAAGTAGAGTCTATGGGCCGAGTGGAACGCTCGGCCGAGCCGCATGACAATAAGGCGCagttccatccgagcacatgagtaAGGCTTCACCGCCCTGGCCAAGGTAGGCGtat contains:
- the LOC122025215 gene encoding uncharacterized protein LOC122025215, giving the protein MESSGCVGFMAVVAVCGGVALFAVQVHKRLASDFIKKFESEIGRERKRAKKKVTFAPDVLEPSANNEEYRRRWTVAQRQAAGFR